From one Paeniglutamicibacter psychrophenolicus genomic stretch:
- a CDS encoding uracil-DNA glycosylase: MDTHETPLFELPAPAIATEPFPFANGLGPAAAGGFVAEDWAQALAPVEGTLVQIARTLEARRATGERILPAPGNILRAFKRPLAEARVLVMGQDPYPTPGHSMGLSFAALPQVHPLPRSLKNIYTELHEDTGVPVPAHGDLSAWANQGVVLLNRVLTVAAGDAGSHRKLGWESVTDAAMAALAARGGPLVAILWGKDAQALAPALAPIPIIASAHPSPLSARRGFFGSKPFTRANALLVEAGGTPIDWALPMAAPRS; this comes from the coding sequence ATGGACACGCACGAAACACCCCTGTTCGAGCTCCCGGCCCCGGCCATCGCCACCGAGCCCTTCCCCTTTGCGAACGGGCTTGGCCCCGCCGCGGCCGGAGGATTCGTGGCCGAGGATTGGGCGCAGGCGCTGGCCCCGGTGGAGGGCACGCTGGTGCAGATCGCACGGACACTGGAGGCCAGGCGCGCCACCGGCGAGCGCATCTTGCCCGCGCCGGGGAACATCCTGCGGGCCTTCAAGCGCCCGCTGGCCGAAGCCCGGGTGCTGGTCATGGGCCAGGACCCCTATCCCACGCCGGGGCACTCCATGGGGCTGAGCTTTGCCGCGCTGCCGCAGGTCCACCCGTTGCCGCGCAGCCTGAAGAACATCTACACCGAGCTGCACGAGGACACCGGCGTGCCGGTCCCGGCGCACGGGGATCTTTCCGCGTGGGCCAACCAGGGCGTGGTGTTGCTGAACCGGGTGCTGACGGTCGCCGCAGGGGATGCCGGGTCGCACCGGAAGCTGGGTTGGGAGTCGGTGACCGATGCGGCGATGGCGGCGCTGGCCGCGCGCGGCGGTCCGCTGGTGGCGATCCTGTGGGGCAAGGACGCCCAGGCCCTGGCGCCGGCGCTGGCACCGATCCCGATCATCGCCTCGGCGCACCCCTCGCCGTTGTCTGCGCGGCGCGGTTTCTTCGGGTCCAAGCCCTTCACCCGGGCCAACGCACTGCTGGTGGAAGCCGGCGGGACGCCCATCGACTGGGCCCTGCCGATGGCGGCGCCCCGGTCCTAG
- a CDS encoding cold-shock protein gives MPTGKVKWYEPSKGFGFLVTDEGQEVYLNASALPAGVTELRAGTRMEFGIAEGRKGAQALSVRILDDAPSVARAKRKPAVDTAVLIEDLIKVLDSVSNGLRHGRYPEKAHGAKIAAVLRAVADDLDA, from the coding sequence GTGCCAACCGGCAAAGTGAAATGGTACGAACCCTCCAAGGGGTTCGGGTTCCTGGTAACCGACGAGGGCCAGGAAGTGTATTTGAACGCCTCGGCGTTGCCCGCGGGCGTGACCGAGCTGCGCGCAGGCACACGCATGGAATTCGGCATTGCCGAGGGGCGCAAGGGCGCGCAGGCGCTCAGCGTGCGCATCCTCGACGATGCACCCTCGGTGGCCCGTGCCAAGCGCAAGCCGGCCGTTGACACCGCAGTGCTGATCGAGGACCTCATCAAGGTGCTCGACTCTGTCTCCAACGGGTTGCGCCACGGCCGCTACCCGGAAAAAGCCCATGGCGCCAAGATTGCAGCCGTGCTGCGCGCCGTAGCCGACGACTTGGACGCCTGA
- a CDS encoding metal-dependent transcriptional regulator, producing MSDLIDTTEMYLRTILELQEEGIIALRARIAERLGHSGPTVSQTVARMERDGLVVVTTDRHLELTEHGAEVATGVMRKHRLAERLLADVIGLEWEYVHEEACRWEHVMSERVEQRLYKLLGHPAASPYGNPIPGLEALGGPGLAEISVSVQNLDSALLDGNVGPVRIERLAETIQVEPELLVQLDEGGIRPGALVTLERAGEYVVVRVEGIEGALELPTEVSAHVFVRRMD from the coding sequence GTGTCAGACCTGATCGATACCACCGAAATGTACCTGCGTACCATCCTGGAACTCCAGGAGGAGGGCATCATCGCCCTGCGCGCACGTATTGCCGAGCGCCTGGGGCACTCGGGGCCCACGGTTTCGCAGACGGTGGCCCGCATGGAGCGCGACGGGCTGGTCGTGGTCACCACCGACCGTCACCTCGAACTGACGGAGCATGGTGCGGAAGTCGCCACCGGCGTGATGCGCAAGCACCGCCTGGCCGAACGCCTGCTGGCCGACGTGATCGGCCTGGAGTGGGAGTACGTCCATGAGGAGGCCTGCCGCTGGGAGCACGTGATGAGCGAGCGCGTGGAGCAGCGGCTGTACAAGTTGCTGGGCCACCCGGCGGCTTCCCCGTACGGCAACCCGATCCCGGGGCTCGAGGCGCTGGGAGGGCCAGGATTGGCCGAGATCTCCGTGAGTGTCCAAAATCTCGATTCGGCCCTGCTGGACGGCAACGTGGGCCCGGTCCGCATCGAGCGCCTGGCCGAAACCATCCAGGTGGAACCCGAGCTGCTGGTGCAGCTCGATGAGGGAGGCATCCGCCCAGGTGCCCTAGTCACCCTCGAAAGGGCCGGGGAGTACGTGGTGGTGCGGGTCGAGGGCATCGAGGGTGCGCTGGAGCTTCCGACCGAAGTCAGCGCCCATGTGTTTGTCCGCCGCATGGATTGA
- the groL gene encoding chaperonin GroEL (60 kDa chaperone family; promotes refolding of misfolded polypeptides especially under stressful conditions; forms two stacked rings of heptamers to form a barrel-shaped 14mer; ends can be capped by GroES; misfolded proteins enter the barrel where they are refolded when GroES binds): protein MAKIIAFDEEARRGLERGLNILADAVKVTLGPRGRNVVLEKKWGAPTITNDGVSIAKEIELEDPYEKIGAELVKEVAKKTDDVAGDGTTTATVLAQALVKEGLRNVAAGADPLSLKRGIEKAVEAVTAELLASAKEIETKEQIAATASISAGDNEIGALIAEALDKVGKEGVITVEESNTFGLELELTEGMRFDKGYISAYFVTDNERQETVLEDPYILIANSKITNVKDMVSILEKVMQSNKPLLIIAEDIEGEALATLIVNKIRGLFKSVAVKAPGFGDRRKAMLADIAILTGGQVISEEIGLKLENATIDLLGSARKVVVTKDETTIVEGAGDAEEIAGRVNQIRAEIENSDSDYDREKLQERLAKLAGGVAVIKAGAATEVELKERKHRIEDAVRNAKAAVEEGIVAGGGVALIQAGAVAFAKLKLEGDEATGANIVRVAIEAPLKQIAFNAGLEPGVVADKVKGLPAGHGLNAATGVYEDLLAAGVNDPVKVTRSALQNAASIAGLFLTTEAVVADKPVPAGAAVGGGDDMGGMGGMGGF, encoded by the coding sequence ATGGCCAAAATCATTGCATTTGACGAGGAAGCACGCCGAGGCCTTGAGCGCGGCCTGAACATCCTGGCCGACGCCGTCAAGGTCACCCTTGGCCCGCGTGGTCGCAACGTTGTTCTGGAAAAGAAGTGGGGCGCCCCCACGATCACCAACGACGGTGTCTCCATTGCCAAGGAGATCGAGCTCGAGGACCCGTACGAGAAGATCGGTGCGGAGCTCGTCAAGGAAGTTGCCAAGAAGACCGATGACGTCGCAGGCGACGGCACCACCACCGCAACCGTTCTGGCCCAGGCCCTGGTCAAGGAAGGCCTGCGCAACGTTGCTGCCGGCGCCGACCCGCTGTCCCTGAAGCGCGGCATCGAGAAGGCAGTCGAGGCGGTCACCGCTGAGCTGCTGGCTTCCGCCAAGGAAATCGAGACCAAGGAGCAGATCGCTGCCACCGCATCGATCTCCGCCGGCGACAACGAAATCGGCGCCCTGATCGCCGAGGCACTGGACAAGGTCGGCAAGGAAGGTGTCATCACCGTCGAGGAGTCGAACACCTTCGGACTCGAGCTTGAGCTCACCGAGGGCATGCGCTTCGACAAGGGCTACATCTCGGCCTACTTCGTCACCGACAACGAGCGCCAGGAAACGGTCCTTGAGGATCCGTACATCCTGATCGCCAACTCGAAGATCACCAATGTCAAGGATATGGTTTCGATCCTTGAGAAGGTCATGCAGTCGAACAAGCCGCTGCTGATCATCGCTGAGGACATCGAGGGCGAAGCCCTTGCAACCCTGATCGTGAACAAGATCCGCGGCCTGTTCAAGTCCGTCGCCGTCAAGGCACCGGGCTTCGGCGACCGCCGCAAAGCCATGCTGGCCGACATCGCCATCCTCACCGGTGGCCAGGTCATCTCCGAGGAAATCGGCCTGAAGCTCGAAAACGCCACCATCGACCTGCTGGGCTCCGCCCGCAAGGTCGTTGTCACCAAGGACGAGACCACCATCGTCGAGGGTGCAGGCGACGCCGAGGAGATCGCCGGCCGCGTCAACCAGATCCGCGCCGAGATCGAGAACTCCGATTCGGACTACGACCGCGAGAAGTTGCAGGAGCGCCTGGCCAAGCTGGCCGGCGGCGTTGCAGTCATCAAGGCCGGTGCCGCAACCGAGGTCGAGCTCAAGGAGCGCAAGCACCGCATCGAAGACGCAGTGCGCAACGCCAAGGCAGCAGTCGAGGAAGGCATCGTCGCCGGTGGCGGCGTGGCCCTCATCCAGGCCGGTGCCGTCGCATTCGCCAAGCTGAAGCTCGAAGGCGACGAGGCAACCGGTGCAAACATCGTGCGCGTTGCCATCGAAGCACCGCTGAAGCAGATCGCCTTCAACGCCGGCCTGGAGCCGGGCGTTGTTGCCGACAAGGTCAAGGGCCTGCCTGCAGGCCACGGCCTGAACGCTGCAACCGGCGTCTACGAGGACCTCCTCGCAGCCGGCGTGAACGACCCGGTAAAGGTGACCCGCTCTGCACTGCAGAACGCTGCCTCCATCGCCGGCTTGTTCCTCACCACCGAAGCCGTTGTTGCTGACAAGCCGGTTCCGGCCGGCGCAGCAGTCGGTGGCGGCGACGACATGGGTGGCATGGGCGGCATGGGCGGATTCTAA
- the serC gene encoding phosphoserine transaminase, translating to MSTGLTIPQELLPVDGRFGAGPSKVRPEQVQALLEAGTQLLGTSHRQAPVKNLVREIQEGLKAFFNAPADYEVVLGVGGSTAFWDIAAFGLVRDKAQHLSFGEFGSKFAAATNKAPFLEPSSIITSEPGSRPVPVAEVGVDVYAWPQNETSTGVAAPVHRVEGADEGALVVIDATSAAGGLDVDVSQADVYYFAPQKNFASDGGLWIALFSPAAIARAEEIAASGRWIPDFLNLKTAIDNSRLNQTYNTPALSTLVSLNAQVQWLNANGGLKFAAARTADSASRIYDWAEASEVATPYVVAPEDRSNVIATIDFDDSIDAAAVAKTLRANGVVDVEPYRKLGRNQLRVATFVAIEPEDVSSLLKCIEYVLKNS from the coding sequence ATGAGCACCGGCCTGACTATTCCCCAAGAACTCTTGCCCGTGGACGGCCGATTCGGTGCCGGACCTTCCAAGGTCCGCCCCGAACAGGTCCAGGCACTGCTCGAGGCAGGCACTCAGCTCTTGGGCACCTCGCACCGCCAGGCCCCCGTGAAGAACCTGGTCCGCGAGATCCAGGAGGGCCTCAAGGCCTTCTTCAACGCCCCGGCGGACTACGAAGTGGTCCTTGGCGTTGGCGGGTCCACCGCATTCTGGGACATCGCCGCATTCGGCCTGGTCCGCGACAAGGCCCAGCACCTGTCCTTCGGCGAGTTCGGCTCGAAGTTCGCCGCGGCGACCAACAAGGCACCGTTCCTGGAGCCGTCTTCGATCATCACCTCCGAGCCCGGCTCCCGCCCGGTTCCCGTGGCCGAGGTTGGCGTGGACGTATACGCTTGGCCACAAAACGAGACCTCCACGGGCGTTGCCGCCCCGGTGCACCGCGTTGAAGGCGCCGACGAGGGCGCCCTGGTCGTCATCGACGCGACCTCCGCCGCCGGCGGACTGGATGTGGATGTCTCGCAGGCCGATGTGTACTACTTTGCCCCGCAGAAGAACTTCGCCTCCGACGGCGGCCTGTGGATTGCGCTCTTCTCCCCGGCGGCAATTGCCCGCGCCGAGGAAATTGCCGCCTCCGGACGCTGGATCCCGGACTTCCTGAACCTGAAGACGGCGATCGACAACTCACGCCTGAACCAGACCTACAACACCCCGGCACTGTCCACCCTGGTATCGCTCAACGCCCAGGTGCAGTGGCTCAATGCCAACGGCGGCCTGAAGTTCGCCGCAGCACGCACGGCCGACTCTGCTTCCCGCATCTACGACTGGGCCGAGGCCTCCGAGGTCGCCACCCCGTACGTCGTCGCACCCGAGGATCGCTCCAACGTCATCGCCACGATCGACTTCGACGATTCGATCGATGCCGCCGCGGTGGCCAAGACGCTGCGTGCCAACGGCGTGGTGGACGTGGAGCCGTACCGCAAGCTGGGCCGCAACCAGCTGCGCGTGGCAACGTTCGTGGCCATCGAGCCCGAGGATGTCTCTTCGCTGCTCAAGTGCATCGAGTACGTGCTGAAGAACAGCTAG
- a CDS encoding DUF3263 domain-containing protein, which translates to MSSEALGLEFELDESSELDERSQRILALERQWWKYAGAKEQAISEMFSISPTNYYQLLNTLIDTDAALAHDPMLVKRLRRLRTTRHRARSAKRLESEA; encoded by the coding sequence ATGTCATCCGAGGCACTTGGGCTCGAGTTTGAGCTCGATGAATCCAGCGAGCTGGACGAGCGTTCCCAGCGGATTCTCGCACTGGAACGCCAATGGTGGAAGTATGCCGGCGCCAAGGAGCAAGCCATCTCGGAGATGTTTTCCATCTCGCCAACCAACTACTACCAGTTGTTGAATACGCTGATCGACACGGACGCTGCGCTGGCCCATGACCCCATGCTGGTCAAGCGATTGCGTAGACTACGAACGACGAGGCATCGCGCTCGGTCGGCGAAACGGCTCGAATCCGAGGCATGA
- a CDS encoding sensor histidine kinase has protein sequence MESARRFWRQVSLRTKLVALMSSLMILGIVVTAVGSAQSLRLMLTAQLDTDLKSNTATITATMLNDYAGIASINPKSNGLARFYGDLRNESGDILYTMPRKAAADNKPLDAPDVNAQALDRLREEPAASLTVRGTKLGSAGWRVRIVDLPRTDYDLIYALPMTSVQDTVTKATMLVMSTGMLATLLMSMIAYGITTRALLPLLRVERTAAAIAAGDLSRRVEDYPPETEVGRLSRSLNAMLAHIEHAFRGRAASERKMRRFIQDASHELRTPLVTIQGYSEFYRQGGLNDPEMLRTAMGRIEAESKRMAQLVEDLLTLARLDEQRPLERKPIDLLLLAGDAAEDTRVNAVDRRVRLIGLDGGAPQPAPTSGDEARLRQIVANLMTNALRYTPEGTDIEIAVGVKPVIDGRSDAVLEIRDHGPGISEEDAGRVFERFYRADSSRQRETGGTGLGLAIVAAIAAQHDGSIRLSDTPGGGATMSIHLPYVAPEDEPEDDDQD, from the coding sequence GTGGAAAGCGCCCGCAGGTTCTGGCGACAGGTGTCGCTGCGCACCAAGCTCGTGGCCCTCATGAGCTCGTTGATGATCCTGGGGATCGTGGTCACCGCGGTCGGCTCGGCCCAGTCCCTGCGGCTGATGCTCACCGCGCAGCTGGACACCGATTTGAAGTCCAACACCGCCACGATCACCGCCACGATGCTCAACGACTATGCGGGCATCGCCTCCATCAACCCCAAGTCCAACGGGCTTGCCCGGTTCTACGGGGACTTGCGCAACGAGTCCGGGGACATCCTCTACACCATGCCGCGCAAGGCGGCCGCGGACAACAAGCCGCTGGATGCCCCGGACGTCAATGCCCAGGCCCTTGACCGGCTGCGCGAGGAACCCGCCGCCTCGCTGACGGTGCGCGGCACCAAGCTCGGCTCGGCCGGCTGGCGGGTGCGCATCGTGGATCTGCCGCGCACCGACTACGACCTGATCTATGCGCTGCCGATGACCTCGGTGCAGGACACCGTCACCAAGGCCACGATGCTGGTGATGTCCACCGGCATGCTCGCCACGCTGCTGATGTCGATGATCGCCTACGGGATCACCACCCGGGCCCTGCTGCCGCTGCTGCGCGTCGAACGCACGGCCGCTGCCATTGCCGCCGGGGACCTCTCCCGGCGTGTGGAGGACTATCCGCCGGAGACCGAGGTCGGGCGGCTCTCGCGCTCGCTGAACGCGATGCTGGCGCACATCGAGCACGCCTTCCGCGGCCGTGCGGCCTCCGAGCGCAAGATGCGCCGCTTCATCCAGGACGCCTCGCACGAGCTGCGCACCCCGCTGGTCACCATCCAGGGGTATTCGGAGTTCTACCGGCAGGGCGGGCTGAACGACCCGGAGATGCTGCGCACCGCAATGGGGCGGATCGAGGCCGAGTCCAAGCGCATGGCCCAGCTGGTCGAGGACCTGCTGACCCTGGCACGGCTGGACGAGCAGCGCCCGCTGGAGCGCAAGCCCATCGACCTGCTGCTGCTGGCCGGGGACGCCGCCGAGGATACCCGGGTCAACGCCGTGGACCGCAGGGTGCGGCTGATCGGCCTGGACGGCGGGGCCCCGCAACCGGCGCCCACCAGCGGGGACGAGGCCCGACTGCGCCAGATCGTGGCCAACCTGATGACCAACGCCCTGCGCTACACCCCCGAGGGCACCGACATCGAGATCGCGGTGGGCGTCAAGCCCGTCATCGACGGACGCTCGGATGCGGTGCTGGAAATCCGCGACCACGGGCCGGGCATCTCGGAGGAGGACGCGGGCCGGGTGTTCGAGCGCTTCTACCGCGCCGATTCCTCCCGCCAGCGCGAGACCGGCGGCACCGGGCTGGGCCTGGCCATCGTCGCGGCGATCGCCGCGCAGCACGACGGGTCCATCAGGCTCAGCGACACCCCCGGCGGCGGGGCGACCATGTCGATCCACCTGCCCTACGTCGCACCCGAGGACGAGCCAGAGGACGACGATCAGGACTAG
- a CDS encoding phosphotransferase enzyme family protein, translated as MPKIQEPLAGGNASGEVLRIGMTVRKPWLESTPSVQRFMAHLREQGLTDVPQPLGTDAQGRQVVEFVPGTPAPHDRPLPLEVLEEVGRRIRRIHDAAESFERSPDDIWNTLIPAERPELVCHNDLAPWNLIAGERLAFIDWDGAGPSTRLWDLAYAAQSFAFLNDGQDPGAAAARLRVLVIEGYGAAAGLRAALPRAMGARTQAMHDFLRESHRGDVQPWGRMFVDGHGEHWARATRFVKDHESLWVQALRA; from the coding sequence ATGCCGAAAATCCAAGAGCCGCTGGCCGGCGGGAACGCTTCAGGGGAGGTGCTGCGCATCGGCATGACGGTGCGCAAGCCCTGGCTTGAAAGCACTCCCTCGGTACAGAGGTTCATGGCCCACCTCCGCGAGCAGGGCCTCACCGACGTCCCGCAGCCTTTGGGCACCGACGCACAGGGCCGGCAAGTGGTTGAATTCGTGCCTGGGACCCCGGCACCTCATGACCGGCCCCTGCCGTTGGAGGTCCTGGAAGAGGTCGGGCGCCGGATACGACGGATCCATGACGCCGCCGAAAGCTTCGAGCGGTCGCCGGACGACATCTGGAACACATTGATCCCGGCCGAGAGACCGGAACTGGTCTGCCACAACGACCTCGCCCCGTGGAACCTGATTGCCGGGGAGCGCCTGGCCTTCATCGACTGGGACGGGGCAGGACCAAGCACTCGGTTGTGGGACCTCGCCTACGCTGCCCAGTCCTTTGCCTTCCTCAATGACGGCCAGGACCCCGGCGCGGCGGCAGCCCGGTTGCGCGTATTGGTCATCGAGGGCTACGGCGCCGCTGCAGGGTTGCGTGCCGCATTGCCGCGGGCCATGGGAGCGCGTACACAGGCCATGCATGACTTCCTGCGCGAATCCCATCGCGGCGATGTCCAGCCCTGGGGACGGATGTTCGTGGACGGGCATGGGGAACATTGGGCGCGGGCCACGCGGTTCGTGAAGGACCATGAATCCCTTTGGGTCCAGGCGCTGCGTGCGTAG
- a CDS encoding DUF3027 domain-containing protein, which translates to MARKPILDTTLAKAVDQARAALLEITDEAMIGEYLEAVNDGERLVTHRFESLRIGYEGWSWFATLTRIPRAQAKDITVCEVGILPGEDALLAPAWVPWAERVRPEEMDAERRAAEEAAAAEAGIEAPGGEAGDADAEAEAPTGGEATDESATTEDADAEAQDSEDPDAK; encoded by the coding sequence ATGGCACGCAAACCGATATTGGACACAACCCTGGCCAAGGCCGTTGACCAGGCACGCGCCGCGCTGCTGGAGATCACCGACGAAGCGATGATTGGCGAGTACCTTGAGGCGGTCAACGACGGCGAACGCCTGGTGACCCACCGCTTTGAGTCGCTGCGCATCGGCTACGAGGGATGGAGCTGGTTCGCGACGCTGACCCGCATCCCGCGCGCCCAGGCCAAGGACATCACGGTGTGCGAGGTCGGGATCCTTCCCGGCGAGGACGCACTGCTGGCCCCGGCCTGGGTTCCCTGGGCCGAACGCGTCCGCCCGGAGGAAATGGACGCCGAGCGTCGCGCCGCCGAGGAGGCCGCTGCCGCAGAAGCCGGCATCGAGGCTCCGGGTGGGGAAGCCGGCGATGCCGATGCCGAGGCCGAGGCACCCACGGGCGGCGAGGCGACCGACGAGTCGGCAACGACCGAGGATGCCGACGCCGAAGCGCAGGATTCCGAAGACCCGGACGCAAAGTAG
- a CDS encoding LytR C-terminal domain-containing protein: protein MTNYPRDEFDRVPEFSNRSGSHRENGWAAAASVGGARSGLRWLMVFGVLALVVGLFSFMVLPKLMGTSNDPAPVAASSSSTTSAPASSDASESPTATEDPSEMPSESGSTDPAESSAASGSTDASASGLPADVDTTMVMGVYNGAKVGGLAGQARTELLNAGFSNVSASNWTKKVTYSTVYYRSETQRATAEAAAGELGIGSIMQSTNIPGNIAIVLGSNYR from the coding sequence ATGACCAACTATCCGCGCGATGAATTTGATCGCGTCCCTGAGTTCAGCAACCGTAGCGGCTCGCACCGCGAAAACGGCTGGGCTGCCGCCGCATCCGTGGGCGGAGCCCGATCCGGGTTGCGCTGGCTGATGGTCTTCGGGGTGCTTGCCCTGGTGGTGGGACTCTTCTCCTTCATGGTCCTGCCCAAGCTCATGGGCACCTCGAACGACCCCGCACCGGTGGCCGCGAGCTCCTCGAGCACTACTTCGGCCCCGGCTTCCTCGGATGCCTCCGAGTCGCCGACCGCCACCGAGGATCCCAGCGAAATGCCCTCCGAAAGCGGCTCCACGGACCCCGCCGAGTCGAGCGCGGCTTCCGGGTCCACCGACGCCAGCGCAAGCGGGCTGCCGGCGGACGTCGACACGACCATGGTCATGGGCGTCTACAACGGGGCGAAGGTCGGCGGCCTTGCCGGACAGGCCCGCACCGAGCTCTTGAATGCCGGGTTCAGCAATGTCTCGGCATCGAACTGGACCAAGAAGGTCACCTACTCCACGGTCTACTACCGATCCGAGACCCAGCGGGCCACCGCGGAGGCAGCTGCCGGGGAACTGGGCATCGGCTCGATCATGCAGAGCACAAACATCCCGGGCAATATCGCCATCGTGCTGGGAAGCAACTACCGCTAG
- a CDS encoding DUF4031 domain-containing protein — protein sequence MSILIDPPSWPAHGTFFSHLVSDVSLGELHGFARAQGLPERAFDRDHYDVPQSRHADLVAAGALPLPATELVRRLIASGLRVRAKERPERLDAVLLARWESLGLGAPGLGRELLARWSEDQRIYHDRAHLLAVLTALDALAGPHRQDAGHLPVYLAAWFHDAVYRGTATDEEDSAALAAQLLPGAGVASPVVDEVVRLVLLTTTHKPAPGDHVGALLCDADLEVLSRSVAAYRRYAAAVRREYAHVPDADFARGRAAILRGLLAGGSLYSSDRGRELWEERARANLEAELTELEPMGP from the coding sequence GTGTCCATCCTCATTGATCCCCCGTCGTGGCCGGCCCACGGAACGTTCTTTTCGCATCTTGTCTCCGATGTGTCCCTCGGCGAGCTCCATGGCTTTGCCCGGGCCCAGGGCCTGCCGGAGCGCGCCTTCGACCGCGACCACTACGACGTGCCGCAAAGCCGCCACGCCGACCTGGTCGCGGCCGGGGCACTCCCGCTCCCGGCCACCGAGCTGGTGCGACGGCTGATTGCCTCCGGGCTGCGGGTGCGCGCCAAGGAGCGCCCCGAACGCCTCGACGCGGTGCTGCTGGCCCGCTGGGAGTCGCTGGGGCTCGGCGCACCGGGACTGGGGCGGGAGCTGCTCGCCCGCTGGTCCGAGGACCAGCGGATCTACCACGACCGGGCCCACCTGCTGGCGGTGCTCACGGCCCTGGACGCCCTGGCCGGTCCGCACCGGCAGGACGCCGGCCACCTGCCGGTTTACCTGGCCGCGTGGTTCCACGACGCCGTGTACCGGGGCACGGCAACCGACGAGGAGGATTCCGCCGCGCTGGCCGCCCAACTGCTGCCGGGCGCTGGTGTTGCCTCACCGGTGGTGGACGAGGTGGTTCGGCTCGTCCTGTTGACCACGACCCACAAGCCCGCACCCGGGGACCACGTCGGGGCGCTGCTCTGCGACGCGGACCTCGAGGTGCTGTCCCGCAGCGTCGCGGCCTACCGCCGTTACGCCGCGGCGGTGCGCCGCGAATATGCCCACGTCCCGGACGCCGACTTCGCCCGCGGACGTGCCGCGATCCTGCGTGGGTTGCTGGCGGGCGGGTCGCTGTACTCCAGCGACCGCGGCCGGGAATTGTGGGAGGAACGGGCCCGGGCGAATCTGGAGGCCGAGCTTACCGAGCTGGAGCCCATGGGTCCATAG
- a CDS encoding WXG100 family type VII secretion target: protein MSTFAANTNEMQARSMNLHATIERVRAEVNSLTSSLQDLQGTWQGAASANFQSVVADWRNTQARVEESLSSIGTALNRASVQYDEAEAANASLFTY from the coding sequence ATGAGCACGTTTGCCGCCAACACCAACGAGATGCAGGCCCGGTCCATGAACCTGCATGCCACCATCGAGCGCGTCCGGGCGGAGGTGAATTCGCTGACCTCTTCGCTGCAGGACCTGCAGGGCACCTGGCAGGGTGCGGCCTCGGCCAATTTCCAGTCAGTGGTCGCCGACTGGCGCAACACCCAGGCACGCGTGGAGGAATCGCTGTCCTCCATCGGCACCGCGCTGAACCGTGCCTCGGTGCAATACGACGAGGCCGAGGCCGCCAACGCCTCGCTGTTCACCTACTGA
- a CDS encoding response regulator transcription factor: MNAKTPEAKLLVVDDEPNIRELLSTSLRFAGFEVVAAANGREALAAVEAETPDLAVLDVMLPDMDGFTITRRLRAAGKHFPVLFLTARDDTEDKVTGLTVGGDDYVTKPFSLDEVVARIRAVLRRTQPAEEDSAVIRVDDLELDDDAHEVRRSGEVIELSPTEFKLLRYLMMNPNRVLSKAQILDHVWEYDFNGDASIVESYISYLRRKIDSRPEWPSLIQTKRGVGYLMRTADRR, translated from the coding sequence ATGAATGCCAAAACCCCCGAAGCAAAGCTCCTGGTCGTCGACGACGAACCAAACATCCGCGAATTGCTTTCCACCTCCCTGCGCTTTGCAGGCTTCGAGGTGGTTGCGGCGGCGAACGGCCGCGAGGCCCTGGCTGCCGTGGAGGCAGAGACCCCTGACCTTGCGGTGCTCGATGTGATGCTCCCGGACATGGACGGCTTCACCATCACCCGCCGCCTGCGCGCCGCGGGCAAGCACTTCCCCGTGCTGTTCCTCACCGCACGCGACGACACCGAGGACAAGGTCACCGGGCTGACCGTCGGCGGGGACGACTACGTCACCAAGCCCTTCAGCCTCGACGAGGTCGTGGCCCGCATCCGCGCGGTGCTGCGCCGCACCCAGCCGGCCGAGGAGGACAGCGCGGTCATCCGCGTCGATGACCTCGAGCTGGACGACGACGCGCACGAGGTCCGCCGCTCCGGCGAGGTCATCGAGCTCTCCCCCACGGAATTCAAGCTGCTGCGCTACCTGATGATGAATCCCAACCGGGTGCTGTCCAAGGCGCAGATCCTTGACCACGTCTGGGAATACGACTTCAACGGCGACGCCTCCATCGTGGAGTCATACATCTCCTACCTGCGCCGCAAGATCGACTCCAGGCCCGAGTGGCCCTCGCTGATCCAGACCAAGCGCGGTGTCGGCTACCTGATGCGAACCGCCGACCGCCGCTAA